One window of Suricata suricatta isolate VVHF042 chromosome 6, meerkat_22Aug2017_6uvM2_HiC, whole genome shotgun sequence genomic DNA carries:
- the IL9 gene encoding interleukin-9 — protein MLLPVVLASALLLASVASQRCSTFPGPHDVTSLINKLQVTNCLCLPVPSDNCTTPCFREALSQMTNSTVPKRFPEVFNRLKRTVERLSRNQCQSFSCEPPCNQTTTGNTLTFLKSLQEVFQKEKMKLDHKEATGVHVFKEEMLLRPGG, from the exons ATGCTTCTGCCCGTGGTCcttgcctctgccctgctcctcgCCTCTGTGGCCAGCCAGAGGTGTTCCACCTTCCCAGGGCCCCATGATGTCACGAGCCTCATTAACAAACTGCAG GTGACCAATTGTTTGTGTCTGCCTGTTCCTTCT GACAACTGCACCACACCGTGCTTCCGGGAAGCGCTGTCCCAGATGACCAACTCCACGGTGCCAAAAAGGTTCCCCGAGGTTTTCAACCGACTAAAAAGAACTGTGGAAAGACTAAGCAGAAACCAGTGCCAG TCTTTTTCCTGTGAGCCGCCATGTAACCAGACCACAACAGGCAACACGCTGACCTTTCTGAAGAGTCTCCAGGaagttttccagaaagaaaagatgaa gctAGACCACAAGGAAGCCACTGGTGTCCACGTCTTCAAAGAGGAGATGCTACTGCGGCCTGGAGGATGA